The Armatimonadota bacterium genome includes a window with the following:
- a CDS encoding pyrimidine-nucleoside phosphorylase, producing the protein MRVYDLLLKKRNGGELRGDEIRFLIDGFVRDEIPDYQISALLMAIYFRGMSSRETADLTLAMAESGERVDLRRIPGTKVDKHSSGGVGDKTSIVLVPLVASAGVAVPKMSGRGLGHTGGTLDKLESVPGLRTELTLEAFCEQVARIGCAIVGQTANLVPADKKLYALRDVTATVDSVPLIASSIMSKKIAGGADAIVLDVKTGSGAFMKTVPEAEALARAMVDIGTALGRRTVAVISDMDQPLGHAVGNALEVSEAIQTLRGEGPGDLTELCLELGAQMLRLGGRVPDAKAGRDELRSRIRSGEALRKLGQMIEAQGGDPSVVEEAGRLPAAPVVADVTSESGGYVQAIDAEAIGRAAMTLGAGRARKDDPIDPAVGVVVLEKVGARVERGTPLARLHARSEKSVPEASERVRGAYLIGPERPEVRPLIHRIVD; encoded by the coding sequence GTGCGCGTCTACGATCTGCTGCTCAAGAAGCGCAATGGCGGCGAGCTGAGAGGCGACGAGATTCGCTTCCTGATCGACGGGTTTGTCCGCGACGAGATCCCAGACTACCAGATCAGCGCCCTGCTGATGGCGATCTACTTCCGCGGGATGAGCAGTCGGGAGACCGCCGACCTGACGCTGGCCATGGCGGAGTCCGGGGAGAGGGTCGACCTGAGGCGGATCCCCGGCACGAAGGTCGACAAGCACAGCAGCGGTGGGGTGGGCGACAAGACGTCGATCGTGCTGGTCCCGCTCGTGGCGTCGGCGGGTGTGGCGGTCCCGAAGATGTCCGGGCGCGGGCTGGGGCACACCGGGGGCACGCTCGACAAGCTGGAGTCCGTCCCCGGATTGCGCACCGAGCTCACCCTGGAAGCCTTCTGCGAGCAGGTCGCGCGCATCGGATGCGCGATCGTGGGTCAGACCGCGAACTTGGTGCCCGCGGACAAGAAGCTCTACGCGCTGCGGGATGTGACGGCCACGGTCGACAGTGTGCCGCTGATTGCCAGCAGCATCATGAGCAAGAAGATCGCAGGAGGAGCGGATGCGATCGTGCTCGACGTCAAGACCGGCAGCGGCGCGTTCATGAAGACCGTCCCGGAGGCCGAAGCGCTGGCGCGCGCCATGGTCGACATCGGGACCGCGCTGGGGCGGCGCACCGTGGCGGTGATCAGCGATATGGACCAACCCCTGGGGCACGCCGTGGGCAACGCGCTCGAGGTCTCCGAGGCCATCCAGACCCTGCGCGGCGAGGGACCGGGGGACCTGACGGAGCTGTGTCTGGAACTGGGGGCCCAGATGCTGCGGCTTGGGGGGCGTGTACCCGACGCGAAAGCCGGCAGGGACGAGCTGCGCAGTCGGATCCGCTCTGGTGAGGCGCTGCGCAAGCTGGGTCAGATGATCGAGGCGCAGGGCGGAGACCCGTCGGTGGTGGAAGAAGCCGGCCGCCTTCCAGCGGCGCCGGTGGTCGCGGACGTGACCTCGGAATCCGGCGGCTACGTCCAGGCCATCGACGCAGAGGCCATCGGGCGGGCCGCGATGACCCTGGGTGCGGGCCGCGCCAGGAAGGACGATCCGATCGACCCCGCGGTCGGCGTCGTGGTGCTGGAGAAGGTCGGAGCCCGCGTCGAGCGGGGCACCCCGCTGGCACGGTTGCATGCTCGAAGCGAAAAGAGCGTGCCCGAGGCATCCGAGCGCGTGCGGGGGGCGTACCTGATCGGCCCCGAGCGGCCGGAAGTCCGCCCCCTCATACACCGGATCGTCGATTGA
- a CDS encoding 3-hydroxybutyryl-CoA dehydrogenase, producing the protein MEIRRVGVVGCGLMGSGIVETCARAGYEVVVREVDDALLRKGLERVEASMARAVDRQKMTAEQRDAARSRIRGTVTLADLRDCDVVIEAAVERMEVKKEIWRELDAVCPDHVVFASNTSSLSITEQASVTKRADRVCGMHFFNPVPVMKLVEIVRGYLTSDQTLQTARTFVESLGKTVVVTKDYPGFIVNLLLVPYLLDAVRALEKGVATKEEIDTAVQLGLNHPMGPFVLLDFVGVDTTYYIAEAMYEEFKDPRYAPPPLLKQMVLSGHHGRKSGRGFYDYSKA; encoded by the coding sequence ATGGAGATCCGGCGGGTAGGCGTGGTCGGGTGTGGGTTGATGGGCTCGGGCATCGTGGAGACGTGTGCTCGAGCCGGCTACGAGGTGGTGGTGCGGGAGGTGGACGACGCGCTGTTGCGCAAGGGGCTGGAGCGCGTGGAGGCGTCCATGGCCCGCGCGGTGGACCGACAGAAGATGACAGCCGAGCAGCGCGACGCCGCACGATCCCGCATCCGGGGCACGGTCACCTTGGCCGACCTGCGGGACTGCGACGTTGTGATCGAGGCGGCCGTGGAGAGGATGGAGGTCAAGAAGGAGATCTGGCGGGAGCTGGACGCGGTCTGCCCGGACCACGTGGTGTTCGCGAGCAACACCTCGTCCCTGTCGATCACCGAGCAGGCTTCGGTGACGAAGCGAGCGGACCGTGTGTGCGGAATGCACTTCTTCAACCCCGTGCCGGTGATGAAGCTGGTCGAGATCGTCCGTGGGTACCTCACGAGCGACCAGACGCTGCAGACCGCACGGACGTTCGTGGAGTCGCTGGGCAAGACCGTGGTCGTCACGAAGGACTATCCGGGGTTCATCGTGAACCTCCTGCTGGTGCCCTACCTGCTGGACGCGGTGCGCGCGCTGGAAAAGGGTGTGGCTACGAAGGAGGAGATCGACACCGCGGTCCAACTCGGGCTCAACCACCCCATGGGCCCATTCGTGCTCCTGGACTTCGTGGGGGTTGACACGACGTACTACATCGCCGAGGCGATGTACGAGGAGTTCAAGGATCCTCGGTACGCGCCCCCGCCGCTGTTGAAGCAGATGGTCCTCAGCGGCCATCACGGGCGCAAGTCCGGCAGGGGATTCTACGACTACTCGAAGGCGTAG
- a CDS encoding exo-alpha-sialidase translates to MQGVRLLVGTRKGGFVLTSDETRGRWDVRGPLFGAEVYHMQGSSSDPDRVYAAICSSWSGVVIQRSGDGGRSWHPVGNEFAYADGSTTHQDFSGEQQPWKFRRVWHIEPAPDDWPVPGGGEAVVAGAEDAALFVSGDGGTSWTELSALRKHPSHLRWMPGAGGLCLHTILFDPMRPQRLYVAISAAGVFRSDDAGASWRPMNRGLSAKYLPEEQPEVGYCVHKVTMHPDRPNVLFMQKHYGVYRSDDAGESWRDVSGDLPSNFGFPIAVHPHEPDTVYVVPIASDEEHYPPEGALRVYRSRDGGGNWEPLTRGLPDQHCYVNVLRDAMATDRLDPCGVYFGTTGGQVYGSSDGGETWNLIVGYLPAVLSVEAQTLG, encoded by the coding sequence ATGCAGGGCGTGAGGTTGCTCGTCGGGACCCGCAAGGGCGGGTTCGTCCTGACATCGGACGAGACCCGGGGTCGGTGGGACGTGCGCGGCCCGCTGTTCGGCGCAGAGGTGTACCACATGCAGGGGTCGTCTTCGGACCCCGACCGCGTGTACGCCGCGATCTGCTCCTCGTGGTCAGGCGTCGTGATCCAGCGCAGCGGCGACGGCGGACGCTCGTGGCATCCGGTGGGCAACGAGTTCGCCTACGCCGACGGCAGCACCACCCACCAGGACTTCTCCGGTGAGCAGCAGCCCTGGAAGTTCAGGCGGGTGTGGCACATCGAGCCGGCTCCGGACGACTGGCCGGTGCCGGGCGGCGGCGAGGCGGTCGTGGCCGGGGCGGAGGACGCCGCGCTGTTCGTATCCGGCGACGGCGGCACGTCGTGGACCGAGCTGTCGGCCCTGCGCAAGCATCCCTCCCACCTGCGGTGGATGCCGGGAGCGGGTGGTCTGTGCCTGCACACGATCCTGTTCGATCCGATGCGCCCGCAGCGGTTGTACGTGGCGATCTCCGCCGCGGGCGTCTTCCGGTCCGACGACGCGGGGGCCAGCTGGCGGCCGATGAACCGTGGACTCAGCGCGAAGTACCTGCCCGAAGAGCAGCCAGAGGTCGGCTACTGCGTGCACAAGGTGACGATGCACCCAGATCGGCCGAACGTACTGTTCATGCAGAAACACTACGGTGTGTACCGGAGCGACGACGCCGGCGAGTCTTGGCGGGACGTCAGCGGTGACCTGCCCTCGAACTTTGGGTTTCCGATCGCGGTCCACCCGCACGAGCCGGATACGGTCTACGTCGTGCCGATCGCCAGCGACGAAGAACACTACCCGCCGGAGGGGGCGTTGCGCGTCTACCGCAGCCGCGATGGCGGAGGGAACTGGGAGCCGTTGACCCGGGGCCTTCCGGACCAACACTGCTACGTGAACGTGCTGCGCGACGCGATGGCGACCGACCGACTCGACCCGTGCGGGGTGTACTTCGGCACGACGGGCGGGCAGGTCTACGGATCGAGCGACGGCGGCGAGACGTGGAACCTGATCGTCGGCTACCTCCCCGCGGTGCTCTCGGTGGAGGCTCAGACGCTCGGGTAG
- a CDS encoding acetyl-CoA carboxylase biotin carboxylase subunit, which translates to MTLSKILIANRGEIAVRVIRACRDLGVAAVAVYSDVDRTSAHVLLADEAVSIGPPEPAASYLNIDRILEAARRVGADAIHPGYGFLAENAAFAEACRQADVTFIGPPPEVISALGDKARARRLAATAGVPVVPGHDGPSGDEDLARAAARLGYPVLVKAAAGGGGKGMRVVRTAAELAPALASARREARSAFGDDALILEKYIEGARHIEVQILADGYGNAVHLGERECSVQRRHQKIVEEAPSVVVDAQLRAHLGDAALRVVREAGYVNAGTVEFLVDRDRCFYFLEVNTRLQVEHPVTEAVTGIDMVCEQIRIAAGQRLDLTQDDVVLRGHAVECRIYAEDPQADFAPSPGTVLRLVEPHIPGVRIDSGIRAGQVVPVHYDPILAKAIAWAPHRDAALRRMVQALEEYVILGIQTNIPHLRAIVTHPSFLAGELSTDFLSEHLAGWRRSPPPAEALAIAATLAARQRPSTARPATPAAFPDPWDRLSGWRMP; encoded by the coding sequence ATGACCCTCTCGAAGATCCTGATCGCCAACCGCGGGGAGATCGCCGTCCGGGTCATCCGGGCATGCCGCGATCTGGGTGTCGCCGCCGTCGCCGTCTACTCGGACGTCGACCGTACCTCGGCCCACGTCCTGCTGGCGGACGAGGCGGTTTCGATCGGGCCCCCCGAGCCGGCCGCGTCCTACCTCAACATCGACCGCATCCTCGAAGCCGCCCGACGGGTGGGCGCAGACGCCATCCACCCCGGGTACGGATTTTTGGCGGAGAACGCTGCCTTCGCGGAGGCCTGCCGCCAAGCGGATGTCACGTTCATCGGTCCGCCCCCGGAGGTCATCTCCGCCCTGGGGGACAAGGCCAGGGCCCGCCGCCTCGCCGCGACAGCCGGCGTGCCGGTCGTGCCAGGCCACGACGGACCCTCCGGCGACGAGGATCTGGCCCGCGCAGCAGCGCGGCTGGGTTACCCGGTGTTGGTCAAGGCGGCGGCGGGTGGGGGTGGCAAGGGGATGCGCGTCGTGCGCACCGCCGCCGAACTGGCCCCCGCCCTCGCATCCGCGCGGCGCGAGGCGCGCTCGGCTTTCGGGGACGACGCCTTGATCCTCGAGAAGTACATCGAGGGAGCCCGCCACATCGAAGTCCAGATCCTCGCCGACGGATACGGCAACGCCGTCCACCTCGGTGAGCGCGAGTGCAGCGTACAGCGGCGCCACCAGAAGATCGTGGAGGAGGCGCCGTCGGTCGTCGTCGATGCCCAGTTGCGGGCGCACCTGGGAGACGCCGCGCTGCGCGTGGTGCGGGAGGCGGGCTACGTCAACGCGGGCACCGTCGAGTTCCTCGTCGACCGGGACCGTTGCTTCTACTTCCTGGAGGTCAACACACGTCTCCAGGTCGAGCATCCCGTCACCGAAGCGGTCACGGGGATCGACATGGTGTGCGAGCAGATCCGCATCGCCGCCGGGCAGCGCCTCGACCTGACGCAGGACGACGTCGTCCTGCGCGGGCACGCCGTCGAGTGCCGCATCTACGCGGAAGACCCCCAAGCCGACTTTGCGCCGTCGCCCGGTACCGTGCTGCGCCTGGTCGAGCCCCACATCCCCGGCGTGCGGATCGACTCCGGCATCCGCGCCGGTCAGGTCGTGCCCGTGCACTACGACCCAATCCTCGCGAAGGCGATCGCATGGGCACCGCACCGCGACGCCGCCCTGCGGCGCATGGTCCAGGCCCTCGAGGAGTACGTGATCCTGGGCATCCAGACCAACATCCCGCACCTGCGCGCCATCGTCACGCACCCCTCCTTCCTCGCGGGTGAACTGTCGACGGACTTCCTGTCCGAGCACCTGGCTGGTTGGCGGCGTTCGCCCCCGCCCGCAGAAGCACTCGCGATCGCGGCCACGCTCGCCGCCCGGCAACGCCCCTCGACCGCCCGCCCCGCCACGCCGGCCGCTTTCCCTGATCCGTGGGACCGGCTGTCGGGATGGAGGATGCCGTGA
- a CDS encoding biotin/lipoyl-containing protein — protein sequence MEDAVTFNAGHHPPRVAPQRFVLRTGGAEFPVEVFGDGQQLVVRVDGHQCRVALEEIDGGLFAATCDGRRLIVHHAERSGVHHLHVRGEAYAFETGRADRPAAHQVAHHDLRAPMPGVVTRLFVRPGEVVDAGAPLFALEAMKMETVVRAGARARVRQVHVSAGGQVDAGAIVVEVEDLSDSAPGQGEDGA from the coding sequence ATGGAGGATGCCGTGACCTTCAACGCCGGGCATCACCCGCCGCGCGTCGCGCCGCAGCGATTCGTACTGCGGACGGGTGGAGCGGAGTTTCCGGTGGAGGTTTTCGGCGACGGCCAGCAGCTGGTCGTGAGGGTCGACGGCCACCAGTGTCGGGTGGCGCTGGAAGAGATCGACGGGGGTCTGTTCGCCGCGACCTGTGACGGCCGGCGGCTCATCGTCCACCACGCCGAACGGTCGGGCGTCCATCACCTCCACGTCCGGGGCGAGGCTTATGCCTTCGAGACGGGCCGGGCGGATCGGCCGGCTGCGCATCAGGTCGCCCACCACGACCTGCGGGCACCCATGCCGGGCGTCGTGACCCGGCTGTTCGTGCGGCCGGGCGAGGTCGTGGACGCCGGGGCGCCGTTGTTCGCCCTCGAGGCGATGAAGATGGAGACCGTCGTCCGGGCCGGCGCCCGCGCGCGCGTTAGGCAGGTCCACGTCTCCGCCGGTGGGCAGGTGGACGCAGGCGCCATCGTCGTAGAGGTGGAGGACCTCTCCGATTCCGCACCCGGGCAGGGGGAGGACGGCGCGTGA
- a CDS encoding hydroxymethylglutaryl-CoA lyase, giving the protein MKVPDRVRIVEVGPRDGLQNEPDIVPTETKVAFIEMLADAGAPIIEVGSFVRPDRVPQMADTEQVVRRLRAREDTTYVALVPNRRGLERALDCGLRTVAVFTAATDDFARANIGMTVDGSLAHFREVVREASAAGVRVRGYVSVCWWCPYSGRVPPEATRRVAVELVEMGCTEVGIGDTVGAATPTEVQTLLALLLREIPADRMGVHFHDTRGTGLANVLASLELGIATVDASAGGLGGCPFAPGALGNVATEDVLYMLHGMGIHTGVDLEAVTAASRYMESVLGHGLPSRYLQAGPPSGAR; this is encoded by the coding sequence GTGAAGGTCCCCGATCGGGTCCGAATCGTCGAGGTCGGCCCGCGCGACGGGCTCCAGAACGAACCCGACATCGTGCCGACCGAAACCAAGGTCGCGTTCATCGAGATGCTGGCCGACGCCGGGGCACCGATCATCGAGGTCGGCTCGTTCGTCCGGCCCGACCGCGTCCCACAGATGGCCGACACCGAGCAGGTCGTACGCCGTCTGCGGGCCCGGGAGGACACGACGTACGTGGCGCTGGTGCCCAACCGCCGGGGTCTGGAGCGCGCGCTGGACTGTGGGCTTCGCACCGTCGCGGTGTTCACCGCAGCCACCGACGACTTCGCCCGCGCCAACATCGGGATGACGGTCGACGGTTCCCTGGCACACTTCCGCGAGGTCGTCCGCGAAGCCTCCGCCGCCGGCGTCCGTGTGCGCGGGTACGTCTCGGTCTGTTGGTGGTGCCCCTACTCCGGGAGGGTGCCGCCGGAAGCGACGCGGCGGGTGGCGGTGGAACTGGTGGAGATGGGCTGCACGGAGGTGGGGATTGGGGACACGGTCGGCGCCGCCACCCCCACCGAGGTTCAAACGCTCCTCGCGCTGCTGCTGCGGGAGATCCCGGCCGACCGCATGGGCGTTCACTTCCACGACACCCGGGGCACGGGACTCGCCAACGTCCTGGCCTCCCTCGAGCTGGGGATCGCCACGGTGGACGCCTCAGCCGGCGGGCTGGGCGGCTGCCCGTTCGCCCCCGGGGCGTTGGGCAACGTCGCCACGGAGGACGTGCTCTACATGCTCCACGGCATGGGGATCCACACCGGAGTGGACCTCGAGGCCGTCACAGCCGCCTCGCGCTACATGGAGTCGGTGCTCGGGCACGGGCTGCCCTCGCGCTACCTCCAGGCAGGACCCCCGTCGGGCGCCCGCTGA
- a CDS encoding enoyl-CoA hydratase-related protein: MNVLRVEVDGSSLSITLSRPEVHNALSADLIDALGAAFRDAARRPGIRYVVLSGEGPSFCAGADLHWMRSTVHASLEDNRRDAARLAEMLDAVVGCPRPVVARVHGAVLGGGMGLVAACDLAVAEPGAVFGLTEVRLGLVPAMIFPFLLRKVSRSHLLWAALTGERFPAHRALEMGLVNAVADDPDDVVAGWARSLQAGGPEALAQVKHLFDQVHRLSPQEAREFTVDLIARLRTGPEGQEGMRAFLERRRPSWMATHDSE; the protein is encoded by the coding sequence GTGAACGTGCTCCGCGTGGAGGTCGACGGATCGAGCCTGTCGATCACGCTGTCGCGGCCTGAGGTGCACAACGCCCTCAGCGCCGACCTGATCGATGCGCTCGGCGCGGCGTTCCGGGACGCCGCCCGGCGGCCTGGCATCCGCTACGTCGTGCTGTCCGGGGAAGGTCCGTCGTTCTGCGCCGGCGCGGACCTGCACTGGATGCGCTCGACGGTTCACGCCTCGCTGGAGGACAACCGTCGCGACGCGGCGCGACTGGCCGAGATGCTCGACGCCGTGGTCGGCTGCCCGCGGCCGGTCGTGGCCCGCGTCCACGGCGCGGTGCTGGGCGGTGGCATGGGGTTGGTGGCCGCCTGCGACCTCGCGGTGGCCGAACCGGGCGCGGTCTTCGGACTCACCGAGGTGCGGCTGGGGTTGGTCCCGGCGATGATTTTCCCCTTTCTGCTCCGGAAGGTGTCGCGCTCCCACCTGCTGTGGGCCGCGCTGACCGGTGAGCGTTTCCCGGCCCATCGCGCCCTGGAAATGGGGCTGGTGAACGCGGTCGCCGACGACCCCGACGACGTCGTCGCCGGATGGGCGCGCAGCCTGCAGGCGGGGGGACCCGAAGCGCTGGCCCAGGTGAAGCACCTGTTCGACCAGGTGCACCGCCTCAGTCCCCAGGAGGCGAGGGAGTTCACCGTCGACCTGATCGCCCGGCTCCGCACCGGACCCGAAGGTCAGGAGGGCATGCGGGCATTTCTCGAAAGACGCAGACCCAGCTGGATGGCAACGCACGACTCGGAGTGA
- a CDS encoding AAA family ATPase yields MTPIEIPGHALVVLVGPAGSGKSTFAHRHFRPTEVVSSDRCRAMIADDESSLAVSGRAFALFHEILRHRLELGRLAVADSTAVSPRARADLRALAGRCGAPVYVIAFDTPLEVCVMRDAGRDRRVGREVIERQHQMMQEALRAIPKEGYDGWWVLDEAAQEEAAVEVVGRRPPEPNTEQIKLDYWREAWRGDRR; encoded by the coding sequence TTGACGCCGATCGAAATTCCCGGACATGCGCTCGTGGTCCTGGTGGGGCCGGCAGGGAGCGGCAAGAGCACGTTCGCCCATCGCCACTTCCGCCCGACGGAGGTCGTCTCCTCGGACCGGTGCCGGGCCATGATCGCGGACGACGAGTCGTCCCTGGCGGTGAGCGGGAGGGCGTTCGCGCTGTTTCACGAGATCCTCCGGCATCGCCTGGAACTCGGCCGCCTGGCTGTCGCCGACAGCACTGCGGTGTCGCCGCGTGCGCGGGCCGACCTGCGTGCGCTGGCAGGGCGCTGCGGCGCGCCGGTATACGTGATCGCGTTCGACACACCGCTTGAAGTCTGCGTGATGCGGGACGCTGGCCGCGACCGAAGGGTGGGCCGCGAGGTGATCGAGAGGCAGCACCAGATGATGCAGGAGGCGCTGCGGGCGATTCCCAAGGAAGGTTACGACGGGTGGTGGGTCCTCGACGAGGCAGCGCAGGAGGAGGCTGCGGTCGAGGTCGTCGGACGGCGGCCGCCCGAACCCAACACAGAACAGATCAAGCTGGACTACTGGCGCGAGGCGTGGCGTGGGGACAGAAGGTGA